Genomic DNA from Luteolibacter sp. Y139:
AGTGCGCCATGCGCAGCGAGATCGGCACCTCACCCAAGTCGACGGTGGCCTCGCCATTCACACGAAACGCTCTTCCCGAAGAATCCAGCGCGATGCGTTGGATAAACTGGACGCCCTCCGGATTGTAAGGGCGCACCGCCACCACCAGCCAACCGTCTTCCTTCGCCATTGCCCGGACGTTCGTACAGACCATCGGCGGCTTGCCAACTTCACCCACCATGCGGGTTCCCAGCTCAAGCTCCGTACCCTCGGACTGGCAATGCGTCCTCACCTGCAATTCATCCCCCAGTTCGAGACTCTGAGTGACTGCATCGTCTTCCAGCTTGCTCGGCAGTAGGCGCTTCCGCGACTCGGTCACGATCCAGAAGTCTAGCGACCATCCATCATGAAGCGGCGTGACCAGCCCGCGTGGATCGACGATAGGATAGACAGCCACATCTGGCATTCCCACCGCGGTCCAGTTGCGATGAGTGAGGTTGATGTGACTGAAGGAAAACGCGCGCGGCACGAACGATCGGCTCGCGGGATTGAACTGGCGCTCCACCCAATAGGGCCAAACCCAGTCGAGGTTGTGCTGGATCGCCTTGGCATTCACGAGGCCGCGGGCGTGAAAAACGATCCCCGCTCGCAAAAGCTCGAATGGCTCGGCAACCTCCGAAGGTTGAGCAAAGGCTCTAATGCGAGCCATTACCGTGGCCGGGTCCAAAACCCCATAGCGGCGGGCGGCGTGCTTAACTAAAAATCTCCATGGCAGTAGATTAAGCATGAACCACTCCAATCCGCAGACGGTGTTCCATTGCCTAATCCTTTGAGTTGAGGTGACTTTGAGAAGCCCCGCAAATGCGAAGTGCAACCAATGAAGGTGTGCAGCGTGCAATCCTCACAGCCGGTAACGAGGCCATGACATGCAAAGGAAGGGTCACAGCCTTATAGAGCGGTTATCCCACTAACTGAACGCAATCCTGCTTTCGTGGGACAGGTAAGAATGAAGCCGCGACTCTTCGCGCCCCCAGGCTCAAGTTCATGGGGCCTTGGACAATTTCACTGAGCCGACAGCCCGGGTCTTGCTCAGATCGACGAACACTTTGCCGGCAGGGCCGGGAGGCATGGTCACCGTGAAGTAGCGATCGACGGGGATCCCGAAGCTTGCGCGAACCTCTCCATCCATAGCTTCTCTTGCCTCAGGGCTGACCGAAAATTGGGCGAACATTGCGTCCGACATCGTCCCCACTTCTTGCAGGTGGTCGCTCATGGCCACGAAGATGCTTCCTTCATCGCCGGGCGCAACCGGAGTAGCGCCCGAATTGGGATGCGAGGGATGGTAGCGCAACTGACGCATCGCGAAGGCCGAACTACCGCTTTCTGCGCACGAAAAGGGCGATCATTGCAAACCCGGCTATGCTCGCCATCGCGGGTTCTGGCACGGGCTCCACGGAGAAGGCGGCCTCGTTGAGAGTTGTTCCAAACGAGTCCGCTCCCCAAGTATTCAGAATCATGAACCGGACGTATGAGGCAGTGGTAGGTGAAAAGCTGATCACCTGCGCTCCGGTGTTTCCGCCCCCATCTCCAAGAGAGTTGGAAAACGTGAATGTGCCGGTGTAGTCTGGACTGCTGAATAGCGCGTTGTCGTCCAGCATGATGGTCACCTGGCGAATGGCTGACGGATCGTCTTGAACGGCCCAAACGGCCATTCCGCCGACGGTGTAGGTATCGCCCAGGAAGAAATCGAAATTCCCGGAGTGGACACCGGCAGCGCCCCATAGCGCGGCTCCGAAGCCGGTAACGGCGGTGGGAGCGGAGGCGATGTAAGCGTCGAAGTCGGTTGCCAGGCTCGTATAGCCCGTGGAGAGCCCGGATTGATTGATCGTGTTGACCGCGGGGAAAAGTGCCCCCATGTCGGTCGATACCGAGGACGGCTGCAGAACGACAGATCCAGATGAGGAGACGACGCCGGCAAATGCGAGGACGGTTGCCGCGAGCGCTCGCGAAGCGAATGACTTCATTGGGAGGAGGGTTTGGGGAGGAAGATTCGGAACGGACCAGCCGAGGTTTACGGGGGCATTGCGGTCACGGATAAAACGAGGACAAATCGGGGTCTATCGGCTAACCAGATTTCTGGCTAGGATTTTCGAGATGGTCGACCTCAGCGGAGAAAGGGCTTATTTGAGCATCTCCGTCGCCCTTCTGGCGGTCTTACTTGCCGGTGGTTTTGGCAGGCGAAAGAAGTTCAATGACGGATCCCCGGTACGCGGGAGGTAGATGCCTTTGCCACGGCTTTGAGCCGCCAGAGTAAACGCGCGGTTTCTGTTGCCGTCCCTAGGTAATGTGGAAGCCTAGGCGGTTGAACGACGATTTAAATGTGTTTTGCCCGTAACCTATCCGATGAGTGATCCAACCGAGAAGCCACTTCAAAAAAGCCCGCCGAAAACGGTGGAAGAAATCACGGCCAAAAACGTCCGCTCGATCGTGGAGTTGGAGCAGGCTTCCCAGCGTGCCACGTGGGGTGACCGGCTAGCCGTCAGGATCAACGATGCTTGCGGATCCATGACATTCTTGTGGGCCAATGCCCTAGGCTTCGCGGTGTGGATGACCTTGAACACAATCATTCTACCGCAACCTTGGGACCCATTTCCGTTCAATTTCCTGACACTGGTCGTCTCGCTTGAAGCGATCTTTCTCTCGATCTTCCTGCTGATCGCTGCCAACCGCCAGGCAGAAGTGGCGGAGCGCCGCAATCAACTGGATCTTCAAATCAATCTTCTGGCCGAGCAGGAAGACACCAAAGGGCTTCACCTTCTTCATCTGATCGCCCGGAAAGTTGGCGTTGAAGAGGAGGGAGATCCGGACATTGCCGTACTGGAACAAGCGACCGACCCTGAGACCCTCGTCGACCAAATCGGCAAGATTGAAGAAGAGGTCGAAAACTCGCGTAGCACTCCTTGAAGCGACGCTGCGGCACTGTCCGCCAAGATGCTTGACGGTTTCAGAGCCTGAGCATTCACCGCCGATTCGTAGGATGTTTTGCCGCTTGAAGATGCATTCCGGCAGTCCGGCATGTCCCTGTAGGGGAATTTCCGGAGTCGTTGGAACATCACAAAGTTCGTGCCGATGGGGAGGAGAAGGCTCTTGCCGCTTGGGCCAACAAGTTCTGGGCTCCTGCTTCGACTGCTCGGGCGATTTCCCTTCCAATTCCTCGCGGATCCTCTTC
This window encodes:
- a CDS encoding DUF1003 domain-containing protein — protein: MSDPTEKPLQKSPPKTVEEITAKNVRSIVELEQASQRATWGDRLAVRINDACGSMTFLWANALGFAVWMTLNTIILPQPWDPFPFNFLTLVVSLEAIFLSIFLLIAANRQAEVAERRNQLDLQINLLAEQEDTKGLHLLHLIARKVGVEEEGDPDIAVLEQATDPETLVDQIGKIEEEVENSRSTP